A genome region from Brassica oleracea var. oleracea cultivar TO1000 chromosome C2, BOL, whole genome shotgun sequence includes the following:
- the LOC106324742 gene encoding ribosome biogenesis protein NSA2 homolog, whose amino-acid sequence MPQGDYIELHRKKHGRRLDYEERKRKKEARAVHKRSKQAQNSIGIKGKMIAKKNYAEKAQMKKTLKMHEESSSRRKADEDVQEGAVPAYLLDRENTSRAKVLSNTIKQKRKEKAGKWEVPLPKVRPVAEDEMFRVIRSGKRKTKQWKRMVTKATFVGPGFTRKPPKYERFIRPSGLRFTKAHVTHPELRCTFCLEIIGIKKNPNGPMYTSLGVMTRGTIIEVNVSELGLVTPAGKVVWGKYAQVTNNPENDGCINAVLLV is encoded by the exons ATG CCGCAGGGAGACTACATCGAGCTGCACCGGAAGAAGCATGGACGCCGCCTCGATTACGAGGAGCGCAAGCGCAAGAAGGAGGCGCGTGCAGTTCACAAGCGATCCAAACAAGCTCAAAAC TCTATAGGTATCAAGGGTAAGATGATTGCTAAGAAGAACTATGCTGAGAAAGCTCAAATGAAGAAAAC ATTGAAGATGCACGAGGAGAGTTCGTCAAGGCGTAAAGCTGATGAGGATGTTCAGGAAGGAGCTGTTCCTGCTTATCTTCTTGATCGTGAGAACACCTCTCGAGCCAAG GTTCTTAGCAACACTATTAAACAGAAGAGGAAGGAGAAAGCTGGGAAGTGGGAGGTTCCTCTGCCAAAG GTCCGTCCGGTAGCTGAAGATGAGATGTTCAGAGTGATCAGATCCGGGAAGAGGAAAA CCAAACAATGGAAGAGGATGGTTACAAAAGCTACATTTGTCGGACCTGGTTTCACAAGGAAGCCGCCAAAGTACGAGCGATTCATCCGCCCTTCTGGTCTGCGTTTCACCAAGGCCCACGTCACTCACCCTGAGCTAAGGTGCACTTTCTGCCTCGAGATCATCGGGATCAAGAAGAATCCCAACGGTCCTATGTATACATCGCTTGGTGTCATGACCAGAGGAACAATCATTGAG GTCAATGTGAGTGAGCTTGGTCTTGTTACACCAGCTGGAAAAGTTGTCTGGG GGAAGTACGCTCAGGTGACTAACAATCCAGAGAATGACGGATGTATAAACGCTGTTCTGCTTGTGTAA
- the LOC106326121 gene encoding uncharacterized protein LOC106326121, which yields MNPSTSPEPSLGGKRRRRLSTPSLCCGGSTAAEFCGGTTADFAALCCCGPCSVVSLVVLAVYKIPRGLFRRVRRRRRLAKRGNGDSKLSKVGSSKFAVHPVESRDEEDLDKLAMELKDGGEGEDEEVVALEKEMWSRFYSGGFWRSLSQVETASSPKTD from the coding sequence ATGAATCCGTCGACTTCTCCCGAACCGTCTCTCGGCGGGAAACGACGTCGAAGACTCTCGACGCCGTCGCTGTGCTGCGGAGGATCCACGGCGGCGGAGTTTTGCGGTGGCACGACGGCGGATTTCGCCGCCTTATGTTGCTGCGGTCCTTGCAGCGTCGTCAGCCTCGTCGTCCTCGCCGTATACAAGATCCCTCGCGGACTCTTCCGCCGTGTGCGGCGGAGACGACGGCTGGCGAAGAGAGGAAACGGAGATTCAAAGCTGAGCAAAGTCGGGAGCTCGAAGTTCGCCGTTCATCCGGTAGAGAGCAGAGACGAGGAAGATCTCGATAAGCTAGCGATGGAGCTGAAGGACGGAGGAGAAGGAGAAGACGAGGAGGTGGTTGCGTTAGAGAAGGAGATGTGGAGCAGATTCTACAGTGGCGGTTTCTGGCGAAGCCTTTCGCAAGTTGAAACGGCGTCGTCTCCCAAAACCGATTAG